A genomic window from Centroberyx gerrardi isolate f3 chromosome 14, fCenGer3.hap1.cur.20231027, whole genome shotgun sequence includes:
- the LOC139907986 gene encoding N-fatty-acyl-amino acid synthase/hydrolase PM20D1.2-like isoform X1 gives MTDRGPKFRVCKFLKIIICSLLIITLVLFTIASVRTLSLDVNVGLQLAQWEKTNNLAPDINQRQREELLANFKEAIRIPTVSSTQTEFNTTALLEFHKLLRKAFPTVFSSSLVHHDLVADYSHLFWVRGSQPALLPYMLLAHIDVVPASESDGWEAPPFSAKEMDGFIYGRGTIDDKQSVMGILQALEYLLLKGYAPRRGFYIGLGHDEEISGFKGAMNIVRVLKQRGVQLAFVLDEGLAVLDGVISGLEGPAALIGISEKGQATVKLSVSMVPSHSSMPPSESSIGILAAAVKRLEENPMPRLFGHGPERGTFEHLAHKFKLPMKFIMSNLWLFSPLLGRVMERRPDTNAFVRTTTAVTMFNAGVKVNIIPSLAESYVNLRIHSAQSLQEVLDLVQSTVGDQRVKMELVDGFDPLPVSSYDDKAFGFQIIKKTVLDLFPGVTVAPGICIGNTDSRHFKELTNDTYRFAPTWFKPGDAQRFHGINERISKKNYEELVVFYFNLIQNCDIQKLPDPHNSVHEL, from the exons ATGACAGACCGTGGACCAAAGTTCAGAGTATGCAAGTTTTTAAAGATAATTATTTGTAGCTTACTAATTATTACCCTAGTGTTGTTTACCATAGCCTCTGTCAGGACACTTTCGCTGGACGTGAATGTCGGACTTCAGCTTGCACAGTGGGAGAAGACAAACAACCTCGCGCCTGACATAAACCAGCGTCAGAGAGAGGAGCTTCTTGCTAATtttaaag AGGCTATCCGGATTCCCACCGTGTCATCCACACAGACAGAGTTCAACACCACCGCGCTGCTCGAGTTTCACAAGCTATTACGGAAAG CCTTCCCAACAGTCTTCTCTTCAAGCTTGGTTCATCATGACTTGGTGGCAGACTACAGCCACCTGTTCTGGGTGCGGGGCTCCCAGCCGGCCCTGCTACCCTACATGCTGCTGGCCCACATCGACGTAGTGCCCGCCTCGGAGTCGGACGGCTGGGAGGCTCCGCCATTTTCTGCCAAGGAAATGGATGGCTTCATCTATGGTAGAGGGACCATTGACGACAAGCAGTCTGTAATG GGAATTCTCCAGGCCCTGGAGTACTTGCTGCTAAAGGGCTATGCACCTCGCAGGGGATTTTACATTGGCCTTGGTCATGATGAAGAA ATCAGTGGTTTCAAGGGGGCCATGAACATAGTGCGTGTGCTGAAGCAGCGCGGTGTGCAGCTGGCGTTTGTCCTGGACGAGGGCCTGGCCGTACTAGATGGAGTCATCAGTGGACTCGAGGGACCTGCTGCTCT GATTGGGATAAGTGAGAAGGGCCAGGCTACAGTGAAGCTGAGTGTGTCTATGGTCCCTAGTCACTCCTCCATGCCTCCCAGTGAGAGCAGCATTGGCATCTTGGCTGCAGCTGTCAAAAG ACTAGAGGAGAACCCCATGCCGAGGCTATTTGGTCATGGGCCTGAACGTGGCACCTTTGAACACCTGGCTCATAAG TTCAAGCTCCCGATGAAGTTCATAATGTCGAATTTGTGGCTGTTTTCTCCACTCCTTGGCAG GGTAATGGAAAGAAGACCAGACACCAATGCTTTTGTAAGGACGACCACAGCTGTCACCATGTTTAACGCAGGAGTTAAG GTGAACATCATCCCCTCCCTTGCTGAATCTTATGTAAATCTACGTATCCATTCAGCACAGTCATTACAAGAG GTCCTGGACCTCGTCCAGTCTACAGTAGGGGACCAGCGTGTGAAGATGGAGCTGGTTGATGGCTTTGACCCTCTGCCTGTCAGCTCCTATGATGACAAGGCTTTTGGGTTCCAGATCATTAAGAAAACTGTGCTGGACTTGTTTCCAGGAGTTACAGTCGCCCCAG GTATTTGTATTGGGAACACAGACAGCCGTCACTTCAAAGAGCTGACCAATGACACCTATCGCTTTGCCCCTACCTGGTTTAAACCAGGTGATGCTCAGAG gTTCCATGGCATCAATGAAAGGATTTCGAAAAAGAACTACGAGGAGCTGGTAGTATTTTACTTCAATCTGATTCAAAACTGCGACATTCAGAAGCTCCCCGATCCCCACAACTCTGTTCATGAGCTCTAA
- the LOC139907986 gene encoding N-fatty-acyl-amino acid synthase/hydrolase PM20D1.2-like isoform X2 yields the protein MTDRGPKFRVCKFLKIIICSLLIITLVLFTIASVRTLSLDVNVGLQLAQWEKTNNLAPDINQRQREELLANFKEAIRIPTVSSTQTEFNTTALLEFHKLLRKAFPTVFSSSLVHHDLVADYSHLFWVRGSQPALLPYMLLAHIDVVPASESDGWEAPPFSAKEMDGFIYGRGTIDDKQSVMGILQALEYLLLKGYAPRRGFYIGLGHDEEISGFKGAMNIVRVLKQRGVQLAFVLDEGLAVLDGVISGLEGPAALIGISEKGQATVKLSVSMVPSHSSMPPSESSIGILAAAVKRLEENPMPRLFGHGPERGTFEHLAHKFKLPMKFIMSNLWLFSPLLGRVMERRPDTNAFVRTTTAVTMFNAGVKVNIIPSLAESYVNLRIHSAQSLQEVLDLVQSTVGDQRVKMELVDGFDPLPVSSYDDKAFGFQIIKKTVLDLFPGVTVAPGICIGNTDSRHFKELTNDTYRFAPTWFKPGDAQSLFFFLGSMASMKGFRKRTTRSW from the exons ATGACAGACCGTGGACCAAAGTTCAGAGTATGCAAGTTTTTAAAGATAATTATTTGTAGCTTACTAATTATTACCCTAGTGTTGTTTACCATAGCCTCTGTCAGGACACTTTCGCTGGACGTGAATGTCGGACTTCAGCTTGCACAGTGGGAGAAGACAAACAACCTCGCGCCTGACATAAACCAGCGTCAGAGAGAGGAGCTTCTTGCTAATtttaaag AGGCTATCCGGATTCCCACCGTGTCATCCACACAGACAGAGTTCAACACCACCGCGCTGCTCGAGTTTCACAAGCTATTACGGAAAG CCTTCCCAACAGTCTTCTCTTCAAGCTTGGTTCATCATGACTTGGTGGCAGACTACAGCCACCTGTTCTGGGTGCGGGGCTCCCAGCCGGCCCTGCTACCCTACATGCTGCTGGCCCACATCGACGTAGTGCCCGCCTCGGAGTCGGACGGCTGGGAGGCTCCGCCATTTTCTGCCAAGGAAATGGATGGCTTCATCTATGGTAGAGGGACCATTGACGACAAGCAGTCTGTAATG GGAATTCTCCAGGCCCTGGAGTACTTGCTGCTAAAGGGCTATGCACCTCGCAGGGGATTTTACATTGGCCTTGGTCATGATGAAGAA ATCAGTGGTTTCAAGGGGGCCATGAACATAGTGCGTGTGCTGAAGCAGCGCGGTGTGCAGCTGGCGTTTGTCCTGGACGAGGGCCTGGCCGTACTAGATGGAGTCATCAGTGGACTCGAGGGACCTGCTGCTCT GATTGGGATAAGTGAGAAGGGCCAGGCTACAGTGAAGCTGAGTGTGTCTATGGTCCCTAGTCACTCCTCCATGCCTCCCAGTGAGAGCAGCATTGGCATCTTGGCTGCAGCTGTCAAAAG ACTAGAGGAGAACCCCATGCCGAGGCTATTTGGTCATGGGCCTGAACGTGGCACCTTTGAACACCTGGCTCATAAG TTCAAGCTCCCGATGAAGTTCATAATGTCGAATTTGTGGCTGTTTTCTCCACTCCTTGGCAG GGTAATGGAAAGAAGACCAGACACCAATGCTTTTGTAAGGACGACCACAGCTGTCACCATGTTTAACGCAGGAGTTAAG GTGAACATCATCCCCTCCCTTGCTGAATCTTATGTAAATCTACGTATCCATTCAGCACAGTCATTACAAGAG GTCCTGGACCTCGTCCAGTCTACAGTAGGGGACCAGCGTGTGAAGATGGAGCTGGTTGATGGCTTTGACCCTCTGCCTGTCAGCTCCTATGATGACAAGGCTTTTGGGTTCCAGATCATTAAGAAAACTGTGCTGGACTTGTTTCCAGGAGTTACAGTCGCCCCAG GTATTTGTATTGGGAACACAGACAGCCGTCACTTCAAAGAGCTGACCAATGACACCTATCGCTTTGCCCCTACCTGGTTTAAACCAGGTGATGCTCAGAG tcttttctttttcttaggTTCCATGGCATCAATGAAAGGATTTCGAAAAAGAACTACGAGGAGCTGGTAG
- the LOC139907986 gene encoding N-fatty-acyl-amino acid synthase/hydrolase PM20D1.2-like isoform X3, protein MTDRGPKFRVCKFLKIIICSLLIITLVLFTIASVRTLSLDVNVGLQLAQWEKTNNLAPDINQRQREELLANFKEAIRIPTVSSTQTEFNTTALLEFHKLLRKAFPTVFSSSLVHHDLVADYSHLFWVRGSQPALLPYMLLAHIDVVPASESDGWEAPPFSAKEMDGFIYGRGTIDDKQSVMISGFKGAMNIVRVLKQRGVQLAFVLDEGLAVLDGVISGLEGPAALIGISEKGQATVKLSVSMVPSHSSMPPSESSIGILAAAVKRLEENPMPRLFGHGPERGTFEHLAHKFKLPMKFIMSNLWLFSPLLGRVMERRPDTNAFVRTTTAVTMFNAGVKVNIIPSLAESYVNLRIHSAQSLQEVLDLVQSTVGDQRVKMELVDGFDPLPVSSYDDKAFGFQIIKKTVLDLFPGVTVAPGICIGNTDSRHFKELTNDTYRFAPTWFKPGDAQRFHGINERISKKNYEELVVFYFNLIQNCDIQKLPDPHNSVHEL, encoded by the exons ATGACAGACCGTGGACCAAAGTTCAGAGTATGCAAGTTTTTAAAGATAATTATTTGTAGCTTACTAATTATTACCCTAGTGTTGTTTACCATAGCCTCTGTCAGGACACTTTCGCTGGACGTGAATGTCGGACTTCAGCTTGCACAGTGGGAGAAGACAAACAACCTCGCGCCTGACATAAACCAGCGTCAGAGAGAGGAGCTTCTTGCTAATtttaaag AGGCTATCCGGATTCCCACCGTGTCATCCACACAGACAGAGTTCAACACCACCGCGCTGCTCGAGTTTCACAAGCTATTACGGAAAG CCTTCCCAACAGTCTTCTCTTCAAGCTTGGTTCATCATGACTTGGTGGCAGACTACAGCCACCTGTTCTGGGTGCGGGGCTCCCAGCCGGCCCTGCTACCCTACATGCTGCTGGCCCACATCGACGTAGTGCCCGCCTCGGAGTCGGACGGCTGGGAGGCTCCGCCATTTTCTGCCAAGGAAATGGATGGCTTCATCTATGGTAGAGGGACCATTGACGACAAGCAGTCTGTAATG ATCAGTGGTTTCAAGGGGGCCATGAACATAGTGCGTGTGCTGAAGCAGCGCGGTGTGCAGCTGGCGTTTGTCCTGGACGAGGGCCTGGCCGTACTAGATGGAGTCATCAGTGGACTCGAGGGACCTGCTGCTCT GATTGGGATAAGTGAGAAGGGCCAGGCTACAGTGAAGCTGAGTGTGTCTATGGTCCCTAGTCACTCCTCCATGCCTCCCAGTGAGAGCAGCATTGGCATCTTGGCTGCAGCTGTCAAAAG ACTAGAGGAGAACCCCATGCCGAGGCTATTTGGTCATGGGCCTGAACGTGGCACCTTTGAACACCTGGCTCATAAG TTCAAGCTCCCGATGAAGTTCATAATGTCGAATTTGTGGCTGTTTTCTCCACTCCTTGGCAG GGTAATGGAAAGAAGACCAGACACCAATGCTTTTGTAAGGACGACCACAGCTGTCACCATGTTTAACGCAGGAGTTAAG GTGAACATCATCCCCTCCCTTGCTGAATCTTATGTAAATCTACGTATCCATTCAGCACAGTCATTACAAGAG GTCCTGGACCTCGTCCAGTCTACAGTAGGGGACCAGCGTGTGAAGATGGAGCTGGTTGATGGCTTTGACCCTCTGCCTGTCAGCTCCTATGATGACAAGGCTTTTGGGTTCCAGATCATTAAGAAAACTGTGCTGGACTTGTTTCCAGGAGTTACAGTCGCCCCAG GTATTTGTATTGGGAACACAGACAGCCGTCACTTCAAAGAGCTGACCAATGACACCTATCGCTTTGCCCCTACCTGGTTTAAACCAGGTGATGCTCAGAG gTTCCATGGCATCAATGAAAGGATTTCGAAAAAGAACTACGAGGAGCTGGTAGTATTTTACTTCAATCTGATTCAAAACTGCGACATTCAGAAGCTCCCCGATCCCCACAACTCTGTTCATGAGCTCTAA
- the lemd1 gene encoding LEM domain-containing protein 1, which translates to MPVFVEDPAQFSKSRLKSDLVAHNVALPPAESRKEVYVELHLKHVDQKNAADFSSDEEDQTQDDKEEDPEMLDPSGLTDDELKATLLKHGVKAGPIVASTRALYEKKLMKLLQPDVLHRPNGTGDSALYSDSEEEEENGEEEEEESGSEQARQETVAQLEQAKQESSQVKLHLQNGGYVHHQCFSLSSRLRARAPRHWEPSLKRNAGNVVESSSEWSRSRCSQIPTGLSRASSVDRPAGLGSGLDMPKADKYTMKNQSLYYTPKASPYKLEMKLPQEPVTDILKEMFPDAVPTPTGIYATRRRPIKGAAGRPVQFKYPDTPLSPMTLERQEVERRLVPIHIQILVFLIVACLLYLIYVCVENNSYNPFVALLDSLSQGSDGEEGLLLQAETQDTPVLDPLSAQE; encoded by the exons ATGCCGGTGTTCGTGGAGGATCCCGCTCAGTTCTCTAAGTCGAGGCTGAAGTCGGACTTGGTTGCCCATAACGTCGCGTTGCCACCTGCGGAGAGCAGGAAAGAAGTTTATGTGGAGTTGCATTTGAAACACGTTGATCAGAAAAATGCAGCCGATTTCTCCAGCGATGAGGAGGATCAAACACAAGAT gacaaggaggaggatcCAGAGATGCTGGACCCCAGTGGATTGACTGATGATGAGCTCAAGGCCACGCTGCTCAAACATGGGGTTAAAGCTGGACCCATTGTTG CCTCCACCAGGGCCCTGTATGAGAAGAAGCTTATGAAACTGCTTCAGCCTGATGTCCTGCACAGACCGAACGGTACGGGGGACAGTGCCTTGTACTCTgacagtgaagaggaggaggagaatggggaagaggaggaggaagaatcaG GTTCAGAACAAGCAAGACAAGAAACAGTTGCACAGTTGGAACAGGCAAAGCAAGAGAGCAGCCAGGTGA AGTTGCATTTGCAGAATGGTGGTTATGTTCACCACCAGTGCTTTTCACTCTCGTCAAGACTG CGCGCTCGTGCACCTAGACACTGGGAGCCCAGTCTCAAGAGGAATGCAGGGAATGTGGTAGAGTCATCATCAGAGTGGAGTCGGTCTCGCTGCTCGCAGATTCCCACTGGGCTTAGTAGAGCATCCTCTGTAGATCGACCCGCAGGATTAGGATCAGGG CTTGACATGCCAAAGGCGGACAAGTATACCATGAAGAACCAATCCCTGTACTACACTCCCAAGGCCTCCCCGTACAAACTGGAAATGAAG CTTCCTCAGGAGCCTGTGACCGATATTCTCAAGGAGATGTTTCCAGATGCTGTGCCCACGCCCACAGGCATCTA CGCCACCCGTCGGAGGCCTATCAAAGGTGCAGCAGGGAGACCAGTCCAGTTCAAATACCCAGACACCCCTCTCAGTCCCATGACcctggagagacaggaggtggagCGCCGCCTGGTACCCATCCACATCCAGATTTTGGTGTTCCTCATTGTGGCATGCCTCCTCTACCTCATTTATGTCTGTGTGGAGAACAACTCTTACAATCCTTTTGTGGCTTTACTGGACAGTCTGAGCCAGGGGTCAGACGGTGAGGAGGGGCTTTTGCTTCAGGCTGAGACTCAGGACACACCAGTGCTGGACCCTCTCTCTGCACAGGAGTAA